The Myxococcales bacterium DNA window AGGAGCTCGCGCTCGAGCCAGCCGTCGACGTCCTTCTTGCGGAACTGCCACTGACGATCGCCCCCCACCGACGGCAGCTTGCCCGTCGTGACCAGCTTGTAGACGGTCTTCTCGTCGAGGTGGAGGTACGCGGCCAGCTCCGGCAGGGTCAGCAGGCCCTCCTCGGGCTTCTTGGGACGCTCGGCGGCCGCGGGCTTCTTGGTCATGCGGGCGCGACTCTACCACCACCCCATCACCCCTTCGCCGGTTGGCGCCGGCCGACGCCCCGGAAAGTCGCGGGCCGGCGGCCGGCCGTCTACAATATCGGTGTGGCGGTCCCGCTCCCTCGCTGGTCCTTGCGCCGCGCCCGCGTGCTCGTGGGCTCGAAGCTGGCGCTCGTGCTCGGCCTGGTGGTGTTCGTCGCGCTCGCCTGGCTGATCGAGCAGGTGCTGGATCTGCGCGGCCCGGTGCAGATGTCGCCGGTCCTGGCGATCGTCGTGGCCGGGGTGCCCGCCAGCCTGTGGCTCGCGTTCTTCTACCTGCAGGATCGCCACGAGCCCGAGCCGACGACGTACGTGTTCGGCGTGTTCCTGCTCGGCGCGCTGGTCGCGGCGCCGCTGTCGGACTTCGTCATCTACCAGCTCGCGCCGCCACAGCCGCTGGCGCAGCACGGCCTCGGGACCTTCGCGCTCGACCGCGTCGTCCACGCCACGCTCGTGGTCGGGCTCGCCCAGGAGCTGTGCAAGTACGTGGCGGTCCGCTACACGGTCTTCACGTCGCACGAGTTCGACGAGCCGATGGACGGCGTCGTCTACATGATGGCGGTCGGCACCGGCTTCGCGGTGTGGCTGAACTACCACCGCCTGCAGGGCCAGGGCGGCGCGGTGTTCCTGTCGACCGGCGCCGCCGAGGTCGTGATCACGACGCTCGCGCACGCGTCGTTCGCCGGGTTCCTCGGCTACGTCCTCGGGCGCGCCAAGTTCACCCGGCGCGGCCCGGTGTCGCGCGGCGTGCTGCTGTTCCTCGGGCTGCTGGGCGCCGCGGTCATCAATGGCCAGTTCAGCCTGGTCGAGGACTGGGTCACGACCCAGGGCCTGGCCAGCCACCCGTGGAAGGGCGTGGGCTACGCCGCCGCGCTGGCCGCCGCGGTGTTCGGCGTGCTGATGCTGTTCGTCCAGCGCCTGCTGGCCGACTCGCCGTTCCGCAAGGACGGCGCGCCATGACCGCGCCGCGCGATCCCCACGCGGACGACGCGGACGACGCGGACGCCACGCCCGCCGCCGACGCCGCCACGCCCACGCCCGCCGCGGCCACCCCCGCACCCACCGCGCCCGCCCCCGCGCCCGCGCCCGGCGCCGACGACGACAGCGACGATCCGTCGGCCTCGGGCTCGATGTCGGCGATCGAGGAGCCGTCGCTGGCCGGGCGGGCGTGGCGCCGCGCGCAGACCATCGGCCCCGCGGTCGCGGACGTCACGCGCCAGGTCGCGTCGGCGCTCGGCCCCGCCTCGCCGTACCACCGCCACGACTTCATCGTGATCGCGCTGGCGCTCGGGGTCGTCGCCGCTGGCGGCTACGCCCACCGCCGGATGATCGAGCCCACCATCGAGACGTTCCAGAGCCGCGGCCTGACGTTCACGCGCCCGGCGACCTGGCTCGCGCCCGAGGAGGTCGATCCGGTCGCGCCGCGGCTGGTGCCGGCCCGGACGCTGCGGCCGCGCGTCCCCGGCGAGCTGCCGTACCACGTGGTCTACACCTCCTCGCTCGATCCCGACGTGCGCATGGAGGTGCGGATCGAGGCGCCGCCGCCGTGGTCCAACGTGATCGCGAGCCTCGAGTTCGACCGGCGCACCCGCTGGGGCGAGCTCTACGCCGCCGATCGCAGCCAGGTGCGGACCCACGGCCGCCACAGCTGGCTGCGCACGTCGTTCCGGTTCGCGTTCGCGCCCAACAAGGGCGACGAGCCCCGGGTCGGCCACGCGATCGAGCTGGCGACGGTCGACCGCGAGCGCCTGTACGCGGTGACGCTCTACGGCTCGGCCCGGGCGGTGGCCAAGCTCGCGGCGGCGATCGAGCCGACCCTGCGGGTCTCGTCGCTCACCGGCAAGCCGCTCTTGTCGACGTCGGCGCGGCTGCAGGCGCCGCTGCCAGCGCCGGTCCAGGCCGCGATCGATCGCACCGTGATGGTGATGGTCGCCGACGTGGTCGACGGCGAGCTCCGCGCGGTCGGCGGCGGCTCGGGCGCGATCATCGGCGCCGACGGCTCGGTCCTCACCGCCCACCACCTGCTGGTCGACAACCTGCGGCCCCACGCGGTGTTCGTGATCGCCCGGGCCCACGGCGCCGACCGCCCGCCCGAGATGGTCTGCGCCGGCAGCCCGAGCCGGTCGAAGCTGTGGCCCGAGATGGACCTGGCGCTGGTGAAGTGCGACGTCGACCTCGACGGGCGGCCCTGGACCCCGGCGCAGTCGGCCGCGTGGCCCGCGTTCGCCCGCCGACCCGAGGCGGACCTCCAGCCCGGCCAGCGCCTCTGGGTGATGGGCTTCCCCGACGTCAACGCCGGCGCGTTCGCGGTGTCGCCGGGCGCGGTCCAGGGGCTCGCGACCGATCCCGCCAGCCCGACCGGCAACTACGTCAAGACCGATGCGGTGATCACTCTCGGCAACTCTGGCGGCCCCGTGGTCGACGAGACCGGCGCGCTGATCGGGATCGCCTCGGCGGTGCGGGTCACGACCTCGATCAGCGGCTCGTCGCTGTCGACTACCACCAGCGGGCTGGTGCGGCCGATCGGCGCCGCCGGCCCGCTGCTGGCGATCGTCCGCGCCGGCTGGGTCCCGCGCGACGGCCACACGTCGATCGATCTGGAGCCGACGGCGATCGAGGCCGAGGCCGAGGGCGTCCGGCTGTCGACCCGGATCGTCGGCAACGCCAACGGCCAGCCGATCGCCGGGGCCCTGCTGATGATCATGCGCGCGGGCGTGTCGGCCGGCGACGTCGACATCAACCGCCTGGACGATCAGGTGATCTCGTGGGGCCGCTCGGGCACCGACGGCGCCGTCTACCTCAAGCAGCCGGTGCCGGCGCCCGGCACGTATACGGTCATGGTGACCGCCGACGGCTACAGCCCGCTGATCGGCGACGGCGCCCTCCGGCTCGACGCCGGCACCCCCGCGTACTTCGACCCGTGGGGCGAGGTCCGGCTCGGAGCCCAGTAACAGTTCTACGCTGACTGGAATTCGATATCGTCCGACATGTTGCTGAAATCACACAGTTCACATCTGCTCACATCACCTTTAATGCAACGGACAATACGATCTATGGCATGAAGTTTCGCCATTGGTGAAATTTCCCCTTGCCACCTCGCCACGGCGACACTATCAATAGAACCAGCCGCACGCTTCTAGCGTTCGCTGGCGCCGCAGCAGGCTGTCCCCCCGGCCGCTGCGGTTTTTTTTTGTCCGTCGAGCCCGGTGCGCACCGCGCCGGCGGTTCCTTGCTCCCGGATCCGCGGACGTGCTACCCACGGCGAAAGATGCCCGCGCTTGATCATGCGCTGATCGATGGGGATGCCGAGCGGGTGGTGCGACGCCTGACCAAGGGGGGCTTCACGGCGTACCTGGTCGGCGGCTGCGTCCGCGATCTCCTCCTCGGCCGCCAGCCCAAGGACTTCGACGTCGCCACCAGCGCGACGCCCAACGAGATCCGGGCCCTGTTCCGCAACTGCCGGATCATCGGCCGCCGCTTTCGCCTCGCCCACGTGTTCTTCGGCCAGAAGATCATCGAGACCGCGACGTTCCGCGCCAACCCGCGGGACGACGAGGACGGCGACGAGGGCGACCTGCTGATCCGGCGCGACAACGTGTTCGGGTCCGAGACCGAGGACGCGCGCCGGCGCGACTTCACGATCAACGGCCTGTTCTACGACTTCGAGCGCGAGGACGTGATCGATCACGTCGTCGGCCTGCCCGACCTCGAGGCCCGGCTGGTCCGCACCATCGGCGACCCCGACGTGCGCTTCCGCGAGGATCCGGTCCGGATGCTGCGCGCGATCAAGTTCGCCGCCCGCTGCGACCTGACGATCGAGCCGGCGACCTACGCGGCGCTGCTGCGCCAGCGCGAGGAGATCCGCAAGAGCGCCCCGCCCCGGGTGGTCGAGGAGATCTACCGGCTCCTGCGCGGCGCCGCCGCCCGGCGCTCGCTCGAGCTGGCGCTGTCGACCGGCTTCGTCGACGTGCTGTCGCCGTTCCTGGCGGCGCTGTACGACCCGGGCGACGCCGACGACGCCGAGGGCCCCGACGACGGCGCCGACGATGAGGTCGAGCTCGACGACGAGGAGCGGGCCTGGCGCCGCGTGTGGCTCGACGACGTGCGGCCGCTGCCGGCCCGCCGCCCGCCCCTGCGGCTGCCGTTCCTCACCGACCCCGCCGAGCTGGCGCGTCGGCGCACGCTGGCGTGGGCGACGCTGGGCCACCTCGACGAGCTCGTCCGCCGCGGCGGCGAGCCGGCCAACGCCCTGCTCATGGCGGCGCTGATCGCGCCGTTCGTCGCCGACACCATCACCTCGCCGACCATCCGCCCGGGCGACGCCCACCAGGCGGTGATCGCGGTGTCGCAGCCGCTGCTCGACCAGCTCTCGGTCGCGCGCCGGGACGCCGAGCGCATCCGCTACGCCCTGTTCGGCCTGCGCCGGGTCGCCGCGGCCCGGGCCAAGAACCAGCCGGTCGAGGGCGGCGGCGGCGGGCGCGAGTCCCTCGAGGACGCGGTCGTGCTCGACGAGCTGCTGACGCTGGCCCGCGGGGGCGAGGCGGTCGAGCTGGTCGCGCCGGTCGGTGACGACGACGCCGAGGGCGACGACGACGACCCCGCCCGCAAGCGCCGACGTCGGCGTCGAGGCGGTCGGCGGCGCCGGCCCGAGGACGACGCCGCCGCCACCGCGCCCGCGTCGTGACCCGCCCGCCCCGACCCGGCACCCGCCGCGGCGCCAGTGGCCCGCGCCCCGAGCCGGACCGCGCCCTGGCCGTCGCGCTGGGCGCCCGCGAGCACTACCGCGACGCCGCGCTCTACGACTACGAGTACCGGCGCCGGCGCGACGACGTAGCGTTCTACGTCGAGCTGGCCGGGCGCGTCGCTGGCCCCGGCGGCCGGGTGCTCGAGCTCGGCTGCGGCACCGGCCGCATCACCGCGGCCCTGGCCCGGGCCGGCTTCGAGGTGGTCGCGCTCGACGCCGAGCCGGCGATGCTCGCCGGCCTGGCCGCGCGCATGGCGCGGCTGCCGCGCTCGGTCGCGGCCCGGATCACCCCGGTCACCGGCGACCTGCGCGACTTCGCGCTCCAGCGGCGCTTCCCGCTGATCCTGGCGGGCTTCAACGTCCTCGAGCACCTGTACACCCGGGTCGAGCTCGAGGCGTGCCTGGGGCGCGTCCGCGCGCACCTGGCGGTCGACGGCGCGTTCGCGTTCGACGTGCAGCTGCCGGATCCGGGCTGGCTGGCGCGCGATCCGGTCCGACGCTGGGCGCGCACCCGGTTCCGCCACCCGGTGACCGGCGTCCCGACCTGGTACACGACCAACCACGACTACGACCCGGTGAGCCAGATCGCCATCATCCGGATCTACTACCAGCCGTGCGCGGGCGGCCCCGAGGACGTCGTGCTGCTGTCGCAGCGCAAGTACTTCCCGGCCGAGCTCGAGGCGCTGATCGCCCACGCCGGGCTGCGCGTCGCCGAGCGCTACGGCAGCTTCGAGCGCGGCCCCCTCGGGCCCGACTCGGACAGCCAGATCCTCGTCTGCGGCCGCGCCCGCGCGCGCACGAAGCGCCATCCTCGACGGGCGTGACCACGATCCTCGACGGAGACTGCGCGTCCGTTCAGCCGGCGATCGATTCTCGTCGAGAAAACCAGCTGTTACCGTCGAGGAATCGCGGCGGTCGGACGGGCTCGACGGAGAACCGGCTCGCCCCGACGAGGGCTCGACGGAGATCGTTGTCAGACCCCTGACGTAGGGTCCCGGCGCAATCCTTCAGCCCCGGTTCGGGCGAGGGATCACAGAACCAACACCCTATCGGGAGGGACTGACAAATGGCTGGAGCAGAGAAAGTTTTCAAGGCTGGCATCAAGCGCGACAACGACCTGATGTACTACGTCAAGAACGGCGACATCTGGTCGGTCCCGCGCAAGAAGCCGGGTCAGGCCAAGGGCAAGTCGAGCGTGCTCGTCAAGGCCGGCGTCGAGATGGACTACAGCAAGTACCTGTACTTCGTCGACGGTGACGGCGACATCGCGCGCAAGGAGCGCCAGGTCGGTGGCTCGAAGCGGAAGAAGGCGGCGAAGAAGGCGCCGGCGAAGAAGGCGCCCGCCAAGAAGGCGGCGGCCAAGAAGGCGCCCGCCAAGAAGGCGCCCGCCAAGAAGGCGGCGGCCAAGAAGGCGCCCGCCAAGACGGCGCCCGCCACGAACGCGCCCGCCAAGAAGAAGAAGAAGTGAGTCACGCACCAGGCCGCCGTGGCCTGGTGAACACCAGCCTGGTTCAGGCAGCGCCGCAGTGATGCGGAGCAGGGATGGCGCCGCGGACACCGGCGCCGTCGGTGTTTTCGGCGACGAAACGTCCCCGTCGCCGCCCGAAGTGCGTGAGAATCGAACCGCCCGCCGGGCCCCGCTCGACAAACCCCAGGGCGCGGCTTGCGCATGTCCAGGGCAGGGCGCTAACCTCGCGAGCAAGGAAGGGAAAATGCTCGATCGCACCCGCAGCTTGCGCCTGGTTCTGGTGGCGGTCTCCGGACTCGCCGCGGGGCTGTTCCCGATCATCGGACCGCTCGCCCCGCGCAGCGCGTGGGCCGGCGACGATGATGACGACGACGACGACGACGACTCCGCCGACAGTGGTGATGATGACAGCGGCGGCGGCGACGAAGAGGCCGACGACGAGGAGGAGGTGGACGAGGAGCAGCCGCCCGTCACCGCCGGCGGCCTCTACGTCCTCAAGACCTACCCGCAGGGCGAGATCCAGCGCCCGCTGACGATGACCAAGGGGCTCATCGAGCTGCGCGGCGGGGTCGGATTCGACGTCGGCAACAAGACCGCGTTCGAGACCGTCGGCGCGGCCGCGGACATCCGCTACGGCTTGCAGGACAACGTCGAGCTCCGCGGCGGGTTCAGCGGCGAGAACAACTTCAAGTCGTTCCGCTTCTACGGCGCGTTCGAGGGCTCGATCGTCTACGACCTGGTCGACTTCCGCATCGGCGCGACCCTCGAACGCAGCGCCGAGACCACGAACGCCGCCGGCGACACCGTGCCCGCGGCGACGACGTTCTCGATCCCGATCGGCTTCCCGTTCCGGTACGCGCCCAAGGAGCAGGTCGCGGTCACCGCGTTCGAGACCGCGTTCGCGATCCAGTTCGACTCCAAGCCTGACTTCACGCCCAACGTCGGCATCGTCATCCAGCCGCAGCCGATCGTGGCGCTCTTGCTCAAGGCGTCGCTGGTGGTCG harbors:
- the pcnB gene encoding polynucleotide adenylyltransferase PcnB; translation: MPALDHALIDGDAERVVRRLTKGGFTAYLVGGCVRDLLLGRQPKDFDVATSATPNEIRALFRNCRIIGRRFRLAHVFFGQKIIETATFRANPRDDEDGDEGDLLIRRDNVFGSETEDARRRDFTINGLFYDFEREDVIDHVVGLPDLEARLVRTIGDPDVRFREDPVRMLRAIKFAARCDLTIEPATYAALLRQREEIRKSAPPRVVEEIYRLLRGAAARRSLELALSTGFVDVLSPFLAALYDPGDADDAEGPDDGADDEVELDDEERAWRRVWLDDVRPLPARRPPLRLPFLTDPAELARRRTLAWATLGHLDELVRRGGEPANALLMAALIAPFVADTITSPTIRPGDAHQAVIAVSQPLLDQLSVARRDAERIRYALFGLRRVAAARAKNQPVEGGGGGRESLEDAVVLDELLTLARGGEAVELVAPVGDDDAEGDDDDPARKRRRRRRGGRRRRPEDDAAATAPAS
- a CDS encoding trypsin-like peptidase domain-containing protein; amino-acid sequence: MTAPRDPHADDADDADATPAADAATPTPAAATPAPTAPAPAPAPGADDDSDDPSASGSMSAIEEPSLAGRAWRRAQTIGPAVADVTRQVASALGPASPYHRHDFIVIALALGVVAAGGYAHRRMIEPTIETFQSRGLTFTRPATWLAPEEVDPVAPRLVPARTLRPRVPGELPYHVVYTSSLDPDVRMEVRIEAPPPWSNVIASLEFDRRTRWGELYAADRSQVRTHGRHSWLRTSFRFAFAPNKGDEPRVGHAIELATVDRERLYAVTLYGSARAVAKLAAAIEPTLRVSSLTGKPLLSTSARLQAPLPAPVQAAIDRTVMVMVADVVDGELRAVGGGSGAIIGADGSVLTAHHLLVDNLRPHAVFVIARAHGADRPPEMVCAGSPSRSKLWPEMDLALVKCDVDLDGRPWTPAQSAAWPAFARRPEADLQPGQRLWVMGFPDVNAGAFAVSPGAVQGLATDPASPTGNYVKTDAVITLGNSGGPVVDETGALIGIASAVRVTTSISGSSLSTTTSGLVRPIGAAGPLLAIVRAGWVPRDGHTSIDLEPTAIEAEAEGVRLSTRIVGNANGQPIAGALLMIMRAGVSAGDVDINRLDDQVISWGRSGTDGAVYLKQPVPAPGTYTVMVTADGYSPLIGDGALRLDAGTPAYFDPWGEVRLGAQ
- a CDS encoding PrsW family intramembrane metalloprotease, with the protein product MAVPLPRWSLRRARVLVGSKLALVLGLVVFVALAWLIEQVLDLRGPVQMSPVLAIVVAGVPASLWLAFFYLQDRHEPEPTTYVFGVFLLGALVAAPLSDFVIYQLAPPQPLAQHGLGTFALDRVVHATLVVGLAQELCKYVAVRYTVFTSHEFDEPMDGVVYMMAVGTGFAVWLNYHRLQGQGGAVFLSTGAAEVVITTLAHASFAGFLGYVLGRAKFTRRGPVSRGVLLFLGLLGAAVINGQFSLVEDWVTTQGLASHPWKGVGYAAALAAAVFGVLMLFVQRLLADSPFRKDGAP
- a CDS encoding class I SAM-dependent methyltransferase is translated as MTRPPRPGTRRGASGPRPEPDRALAVALGAREHYRDAALYDYEYRRRRDDVAFYVELAGRVAGPGGRVLELGCGTGRITAALARAGFEVVALDAEPAMLAGLAARMARLPRSVAARITPVTGDLRDFALQRRFPLILAGFNVLEHLYTRVELEACLGRVRAHLAVDGAFAFDVQLPDPGWLARDPVRRWARTRFRHPVTGVPTWYTTNHDYDPVSQIAIIRIYYQPCAGGPEDVVLLSQRKYFPAELEALIAHAGLRVAERYGSFERGPLGPDSDSQILVCGRARARTKRHPRRA